AGGTATTTTAATTTTCAATTAATTGGTTTATGCTTTCTAAACCTAAAAGGAATCCTCGTTCCTCGGAAATACCTTGCAGGTTAAAAATCAAATCCTACTTTAAAACCTAAAGTTCTGCTGGTGGCATAACTCATATCTTCAACTCCGCTTACAAAACCATTTCCTTGAACCGCTAATTGCTCAGGATCAAAATGTGGATTTTCTGTAATTACAAATAAATTGTTTCCGATAAAAGAAAAATTCATTGTTGAGGTATCTTTTAATCCTAAAAATCCTTCGTTTAAATTTAAAGTATAACCAATTGAAAACTGACGTAATTTTAAAAATGAGGCATCATACACATTGTTTTCTTCATGATTTCTGTCGTAGAATTGTCTGTAATAACTTTCAGGAGAAACAGCAACAGTGTTAGGTTGTCCTGTATTTACATTTACTCCTTGGGCAACAATTCCTGCATCTGGTCTAAAAGCAGTTTCTGCTAATTGACCTCCAACATTTCCTAAAGCACTTGTTCTAGAAACGATTTCTCCACCTTGTCTCCAATCGAATAAAAAGCTTGCTGTAAAATCTTTATATTTGAAAGAATTGTTCCAGCCTAAAGTAAAATCTGGATTGTAATTTCCTAGTTTAATTAACTCATTATTGGCAATATAACGTCCATTATCATCTAACAAAAATTGTCCTTCTGCATTTTTTTCATAACCAGTTCCATACATGTCACCAATTTGTCCTCCTTCTTCAACTTGAAACCAAACTGTTTGGTTTGCACTATCGTAAATTCTGCTATAAGCCAATGTTAATCTACCTTCTTCTTGAGGTAAATCTTTGATGATAGACTTATTACTTGCAAAATTAAAAGTTGTATTCCAAGTAAAGTTTTCGGTTCTAATAGGAGTTCCTCCCAAAATAATTTCAACACCTGTTGTGTTTACTTTTCCTCCATTAACAACTTGTTGATTGTAGCCAGACGAAATTGCAATTGGCAAAGAAATAATTTGATCTTTTGTAGTGTTGTTATAATACGTAAAATCGATATTTAAACGATCTTTAAAAAAACGAAGATCTGCACCAAACTCATAAGAAGTTGTAATTTCTGGTCTTAAGTTCGCATTCGGAATAAAATCTTGATTGCTAAAAGTAGGTTGCCCATTAAAAGGAGTTTGCGACACAAAAGCACCAGAAGTTTGAAACGGATTTGTGTCATTACCAACTTGTGCAATACTTGCTCTTAACTTTGCAAAAGAAATATTTTTATTTAATTCTGTTGCGTTTGATAAAATAAAACTTGTAGAAATTGAAGGATAGAAAAATGAAGTTCCATCTACAGAAAATGGTGTTGCTAAAGCACTAGACCAATCATTTCTTCCAGTAATATCAACATATAAATAATCTTTGTAACCAAATTTTGCAATTCCATATAAAGAATTAATTCTCTTTTTAGAATCAAATTGAAAAGCTTCAATTGGTGAAGCTGCATTGTTTAAACTAAAAATACCTGGTTGTGCTAAATTAGTCGTTTGTAATTGTTTTGTGGAAGCAGTTTGGTCTAAACGATTTCCTCCAAAAGAAGCATCAAAAGAAAAATCACCAAAATTATCTGTGTAATTTACCAAGAAATCTGTGTTTATTTCTCTGTAAAAAACATCATGTTCTGCATAGGCTCCATTTTTAAAACGATTGGAACTAAAATTACGTTTAAATTGTCTTTTTTCTGATGAATAATCCATTCCAGAACGCAAAGAGAAACTTAATTTATCAGTAAATTTATGGTTGATGGCAATGTTTCCAAATACACGATCTCTGTTGAATGAATTTGTATTTTCGTGTAAGATGAAAAACGGATTATCGAAAAAAGTATAGTTAAAAGAATATTGCTGCACACCCTCTAAACCTGGTTGCCAATAATCACGTAAACTATCAATATTTAAAGATCTTGGGCCCCAAGCAACTAAAGAATAATTTGCATTTTCACTTCCATAACCATTAGATGGTCTGTTATCGCTACTCGAATTCACGTAGTTTACAGAACTTGTAATTTTTGTTTTTTCTGTAGGATTAAAATTTAGTTTTAAAGCGGCTGTTTTTCTGTCTAAATTTACACCAGGAATTATAGATTCGCTATCTAAATCTGTAATAGATAATCTGTAAGAACCACGATCAAAGCTATCATTTATAGCAATATTGTTAATGGTTGTAATTCCTGTTTGGTAAAAATCTTTTAAGTTATCTGGATTCGAATTGAAAGCAGTTGGCGTAATTGACAAACCTGAATATAGAGAAGTATCTCCACCTCTTACAATAGTTCCATCTGCTAAAGTAACAGGCGAATCGAATTGCGGAATTAAATTTCCAACATCCAATCTTGGCCCCCATGAATAGGTAATATTGTCATTAATTCCTCCACCTAAACCATCTACATATTCAAAATTTCCAGAATTTCCTTGTCCGAATTCATTTTGAAACTCAGGCAAACGAAAAGCCGAATCAAAAGTAATCGATGAATTTATGCTAATTCCCAAGCCTTTTTTATTGCTCCCATCTTTCGTATTAATCACAATAACGCCATTTGACGCGCGCGTTCCATACAAAGCAGCAGCACTTGGTCCTTTTAAAACAGTCACAGATGCAATATCATCTGGATTTACTTCCATGGCTCCGTTTCCAAAATCAATTTCTTGAAAACCAGCAGCAGCTTCATTGGTAAAATTAAAAACGGTGTTGTTGTTAATTGGAGTTCCATCCACCACAAAAAGTGGATTGTTATTGGAGAAAGAAGCTTCCCCACGAATGGTAATTTTTGATGAGGATCCAACTCCTGTTGCTCCTTGAGAAATGGTAACTCCAGCTAATTTACCAGACAAATTATCTAAAAAATTGGCAGTTTTAACTTCGTTAAGATCTTTCGCTTTTAACTCTTGAACAACATAACCTAACTCTTTGGTTTTTCTGTTTAATCCTAAGGCAGTTACTACAATTTCATTTAAATTCGTTTCAATTTCTTCTAATTGAATGTTGATGGTAGTTTGATTGTCAACTTTTATTTTTTGAGTTTTATAACCTAAATAAGAGAAGGTTAACATCTGATTTTTATCTTGAACTGTAATTGAATACGTTCCATCTATAGAAGAAGTTGTGCCGTTTTCTGTTGATGTTGAGATGGTTACAGAAGGAATTCCTTCACCTGTGATTTTATCGGTAATTGTGCCTGAAATTTTAATTTGTGAAAAACTGATGCTTGTTACAAACAGTATCATCCACATAAAAATGTGCTTCATTTAGTGTAATTTTTGTGTAAATATTTTATTTTGATAAATAGTCCAACACTTTTTATCAATAGATAAAAGTGTTTATTACGCAAAAATTAATGGAGAGCCTTTATTAGAATTTGGTGCAAAAAAAGTTTTTTTAAAGTTGATAGTAAGGTCAACAAAAAACTCTTTTTGAGGACATATAAGTAGCGTTAAAATTTTTAAAACCGATTTTGGTATCGCTTTAAAACTATCTAGTATTTTTTTTATATCCTCTAAAACATCTAAATCATTTAAGATTCCTAAAAGCTTAATATGTAGTTTTTTAGAAGTTACTATAGATGTAATACACTTTTGTAATTTAGAAGTTTGCCAAGGTAATTTTAAGAAGGTTTCTTTATTAAAATGTTCTTTTTTTATCCCCATTAAATAAAAACCACCATCTTTTGAAGGTCCTAAAACCAAATCATTTTTTTCAAGTTGATGAACAGTATCAACTAGATGTTTTGTTTTTAAGTGTGGAGTATCATTACCAATGGTAATTACATTCTTAAAACCTTTATTGAAAATGTTTTCAATAGCATTGGAAAATCGTTCACCAAAAGACGAACCTACCTGGTTTTTTTCAGAAAAATGAAAATATTCAATGCCAGATTTTTCTACCGTTTTTAAAGTTTGATGATTCAGTGCCGAAAAAACATCAGAAGAAAGAAACGTTTTTCTTTCAGCTTCTTTTTCAGCAGAATTTGCAAAAATTAATATGGCAGTATTTTTTTTCATTTATAGCAAGGGAGCATAACCCTTTGTTGTTTTTTACAAGGGGTTTAAACCCCTTGCTATATTTTAGCAAACATATTCCAGCAACAGTTTTCCCCTTTGGGGAATTAAAGGGGCCTTATGCTACAACTCCTTGACAACTACTTCCTGCACCAGCTGTACAACCATAACAATGTTGGTTGATAATAATATTTCTGTTTTGCAATAATTCTTCATTATAATCAGAAACATGTTTTACTTTGCTGGCAACTTTTAAATTTAGCATTTGGTTAAAATCGCAATCAAACAACCAACCATCCCAACTAATAGAAATTGTGTTTGTACACATTACACTTTCTACTGCTTTTGGATTGTAAGCGTCTAATAAAGAGTGCATATAATCTTCATAATTATCGGATGCAATTAAATAATCTAAAAAACGACTTATAGGTAAATTTGTAATGGCAAAAAGACTATGAAAATCGATATCAAAATCTTCTTTTAAGGCTTTTTTGAAATCATTTTCTAGTGCTTGTTGATCTCCAGGTAAAAATGCACCTGAAGGATTATACACCAAATCTAATTTTAAATCAGAACCTGGCATTCCATAACCGACAGCATTTAATTTTTGTAAAGCTTTAATTGATTTGTCAAAAACACCTTCTCCACGTTGTTTATCAGTTTTTCCACGAGTCCAATGAGGCATTGAAGAAACTACGTGAACTCCATGCTTTTTAAAGAATTCTGGTAAATCATGGTATTTTTTATTGGCTCTAATAATGGTTAAATTAGATCGAACAATAAAATCTTTAATCCCTGCTTTGGATGCTTCTTCTACAAACCATCTAAAATTTGGGTTCATTTCTGGAGCTCCACCAGTTAAATCTAACGTATGAGCTTCTGTTTTTTTAATGACTTCCAAACATTGCTGCATGGTTTC
The DNA window shown above is from Polaribacter sp. Hel_I_88 and carries:
- a CDS encoding SusC/RagA family TonB-linked outer membrane protein, coding for MKHIFMWMILFVTSISFSQIKISGTITDKITGEGIPSVTISTSTENGTTSSIDGTYSITVQDKNQMLTFSYLGYKTQKIKVDNQTTINIQLEEIETNLNEIVVTALGLNRKTKELGYVVQELKAKDLNEVKTANFLDNLSGKLAGVTISQGATGVGSSSKITIRGEASFSNNNPLFVVDGTPINNNTVFNFTNEAAAGFQEIDFGNGAMEVNPDDIASVTVLKGPSAAALYGTRASNGVIVINTKDGSNKKGLGISINSSITFDSAFRLPEFQNEFGQGNSGNFEYVDGLGGGINDNITYSWGPRLDVGNLIPQFDSPVTLADGTIVRGGDTSLYSGLSITPTAFNSNPDNLKDFYQTGITTINNIAINDSFDRGSYRLSITDLDSESIIPGVNLDRKTAALKLNFNPTEKTKITSSVNYVNSSSDNRPSNGYGSENANYSLVAWGPRSLNIDSLRDYWQPGLEGVQQYSFNYTFFDNPFFILHENTNSFNRDRVFGNIAINHKFTDKLSFSLRSGMDYSSEKRQFKRNFSSNRFKNGAYAEHDVFYREINTDFLVNYTDNFGDFSFDASFGGNRLDQTASTKQLQTTNLAQPGIFSLNNAASPIEAFQFDSKKRINSLYGIAKFGYKDYLYVDITGRNDWSSALATPFSVDGTSFFYPSISTSFILSNATELNKNISFAKLRASIAQVGNDTNPFQTSGAFVSQTPFNGQPTFSNQDFIPNANLRPEITTSYEFGADLRFFKDRLNIDFTYYNNTTKDQIISLPIAISSGYNQQVVNGGKVNTTGVEIILGGTPIRTENFTWNTTFNFASNKSIIKDLPQEEGRLTLAYSRIYDSANQTVWFQVEEGGQIGDMYGTGYEKNAEGQFLLDDNGRYIANNELIKLGNYNPDFTLGWNNSFKYKDFTASFLFDWRQGGEIVSRTSALGNVGGQLAETAFRPDAGIVAQGVNVNTGQPNTVAVSPESYYRQFYDRNHEENNVYDASFLKLRQFSIGYTLNLNEGFLGLKDTSTMNFSFIGNNLFVITENPHFDPEQLAVQGNGFVSGVEDMSYATSRTLGFKVGFDF
- a CDS encoding DUF2064 domain-containing protein; its protein translation is MKKNTAILIFANSAEKEAERKTFLSSDVFSALNHQTLKTVEKSGIEYFHFSEKNQVGSSFGERFSNAIENIFNKGFKNVITIGNDTPHLKTKHLVDTVHQLEKNDLVLGPSKDGGFYLMGIKKEHFNKETFLKLPWQTSKLQKCITSIVTSKKLHIKLLGILNDLDVLEDIKKILDSFKAIPKSVLKILTLLICPQKEFFVDLTINFKKTFFAPNSNKGSPLIFA
- the arsS gene encoding arsenosugar biosynthesis radical SAM (seleno)protein ArsS (Some members of this family are selenoproteins.) translates to MATKSLKARNNDIANTSRQMEILSNGIFANGELPTFAAKIKETGHFPLRPKKLEILQINLGYMCNQVCEHCHVDAGPDRKEIMTMETMQQCLEVIKKTEAHTLDLTGGAPEMNPNFRWFVEEASKAGIKDFIVRSNLTIIRANKKYHDLPEFFKKHGVHVVSSMPHWTRGKTDKQRGEGVFDKSIKALQKLNAVGYGMPGSDLKLDLVYNPSGAFLPGDQQALENDFKKALKEDFDIDFHSLFAITNLPISRFLDYLIASDNYEDYMHSLLDAYNPKAVESVMCTNTISISWDGWLFDCDFNQMLNLKVASKVKHVSDYNEELLQNRNIIINQHCYGCTAGAGSSCQGVVA